The nucleotide sequence GGCAACGGCTATCCCGAAGGGTTGCGTGGCGAGGCGATTCCCCTGGCGGCCCGGATTGTCTCGGTGGTGGATGTGTTCGATGCTTTGGTCCATTGTCGCCCCTACAAGCGTTCCTGGAGTGTGGCGGATGCGGTGGCGGAGATCCGTCGTTTGTCGGGCACCAGCTTTGATCCGACGGTGGTGGAAGCCTTTGGTCGGCTTTACGAAGCCGGGATGTTTGACCATTTGGCCCAATAGTCGGTCAAGGCCCGAATCATACCCTCTCCATCGTTGCCGGTGGCGGTCAGATCCACCCGTACCCCCCGGCTCGACAACGCCTGGGCGGTGAGGGGACTCAAGGCGGCGATCAGCGCCTTTTCCGGCAGACTCGCTGGACCTTCCGGCAGCAGATCCAGAAACAGATCCACCGTGCGGGGACTGAAAAAAGGCAGGGCATCCACCTCCGGCAGACGCTGAAGGATTCCTTCCGGGAGTCGCGTTACCGGCACGCTGCGGTAGACTGTGATGGTCTCGACCTGTCTGCCGGCTTGTATCAGCACCCGGATGAGTTCTTCCCGTCCATCCTCGGCCCGGGGAAACAAAAATGACCGGGCGTCGGGAAACCGTTCCAGCACGGTTTTTCCCAGCGTCTCCCCCCCCATGGGCCGATCCGGCACCTGCACTGTCCACCCCTGATCTTCCAGCAGGCGCGCGGTTTTGTTGCCCACGGCAAACAGGGGCGGTGGCCTGACGCCTTCCGGCACCGCGGCGGCAAAGGTCCTGGCTCCGTTGGCGCTGGTGAGCAGCACGGCGTCGAATCGGTTCAACGCGGCCATGGCCTGCTGAAAAGGGACGGGATCTTCTGTCGGTTGGATGGTCATCACCGGCGCCAGCAGTGGCACGCCACCGTGACGGAGGATCAAATGGGCGCTTTCGCTGGCCCCCGGTTCCGGACGGGTGACGAGGATGACGCGATTGGCCAGATTCATGGCGGAAGCCTTGGAGAGTCGGGTGGATGAGGGAGAATTGCATCTTGGCGGATTGGGGTGATTTTTTCAAGATGATGAGCGTTTGTTCGTTGATGTTGCGGCGTTTTACACTTGACCTAGGGCGTGCGG is from Magnetococcales bacterium and encodes:
- a CDS encoding uroporphyrinogen-III synthase, coding for MNLANRVILVTRPEPGASESAHLILRHGGVPLLAPVMTIQPTEDPVPFQQAMAALNRFDAVLLTSANGARTFAAAVPEGVRPPPLFAVGNKTARLLEDQGWTVQVPDRPMGGETLGKTVLERFPDARSFLFPRAEDGREELIRVLIQAGRQVETITVYRSVPVTRLPEGILQRLPEVDALPFFSPRTVDLFLDLLPEGPASLPEKALIAALSPLTAQALSSRGVRVDLTATGNDGEGMIRALTDYWAKWSNIPAS